A window from bacterium encodes these proteins:
- the tuf gene encoding elongation factor Tu (EF-Tu; promotes GTP-dependent binding of aminoacyl-tRNA to the A-site of ribosomes during protein biosynthesis; when the tRNA anticodon matches the mRNA codon, GTP hydrolysis results; the inactive EF-Tu-GDP leaves the ribosome and release of GDP is promoted by elongation factor Ts; many prokaryotes have two copies of the gene encoding EF-Tu) has product MVMPGDNVTMEAALITPIALEEGQRFAVREGGRTVGAGVVAKILE; this is encoded by the coding sequence ATGGTGATGCCGGGGGACAACGTGACGATGGAGGCGGCGTTGATCACGCCGATCGCGTTGGAGGAAGGGCAGCGGTTCGCGGTGCGGGAAGGCGGGCGGACGGTGGGGGCGGGGGTCGTCGCCAAGATCCTCGAGTAG